The following proteins are co-located in the Fusarium verticillioides 7600 chromosome 7, whole genome shotgun sequence genome:
- a CDS encoding 40S ribosomal protein S0, translating into MAPSNLPALFNATSQDIETLLAAQCHLGSKNLQVHMENYLWKTRADGVNVINVGKTWEKIVLAARIIAAVDNPADICVISARPYGQRAVLKFAAHTGATAIAGRFTPGSFTNYITRSFKEPRLIIVTDPRTDAQAIKEASYVNIPVIALADTDSPTEYVDVAIPTNNKGRHAIGAVWWMLAREVLRLRGTIYNRETPWDVMVDLYFYRDPEAEAEDKVEEEKLPGADEEGPAAIESGFQNTAGGDWETPAAGFAGATGAAAPGWDGAAGEEWGAAPANTEWAASAEAPKDSQW; encoded by the exons ATGGCTCCCTCCAACCTGCCCGCCCTCTTCAACGCTACCAGCCAGGACATTGAGACCCTCCTGGCTGCTCAGTGCCACCTCGGCTCCAAGAACCTCCAGGTTCACATGGAGAACTACCTCTGGAAGACCCGTGCCGATGGTGTCAACGTCATCAACGTCGGCAAGACCTG GGAGAAGATCGTTCTGGCTGCCCGTATCATCGCTGCCGTCGACAACCCCGCCGATATCTGTGTCATCTCTGCCCGTCCCTACGGTCAGCGTGCCGTCCTCAAGTTCGCCGCCCACACTGGTGCCACCGCCATCGCTGGTCGCTTCACCCCCGGTTCCTTCACCAACTACATCACCCGATCTTTCAAGGAGCCCCGTCTGatcatcgtcaccgacccCCGCACCGACGCccaggccatcaaggagGCTTCCTACGTCAACATCCCCGTCATTGCCCTCGCCGACACTGACTCTCCCACTGAGTACGTTGACGTTGCCATCcccaccaacaacaagggtCGCCACGCCATCGGTGCCGTCTGGTGGATGCTCGCCCGTGAGGTCCTCCGCCTCCGTGGTACCATCTACAACCGCGAGACCCCCTGGGACGTCATGGTCGATCTTTACTTCT ACCGTGACcccgaggctgaggctgaggataaggttgaggaggagaagctcccCGGCGCTGACGAGGAGGGCCCCGCCGCCATCGAGTCCGGCTTCCAGAACACCGCTGGTGGTGACTGGGAGACTCCCGCCGCTGGCTTCGCTGGTGCCACCGGTGCCGCTGCCCCCGGCTGGGACggtgctgctggtgaggagTGGGGTGCTGCCCCCGCCAACACCGAGTGGGCTGCTTCCGCCGAAGCCCCCAAGGACTCTCAGTGGTAG
- a CDS encoding V-type proton ATPase subunit D, whose product MEGLLYNVNGGYVEGIVRGYRNGLLTGAAYNNLTQCETIDDLKLQLGPSYGDFLASLPPNPSTSALAAKTTDKLISEFRYVRAQAVGSLATFMDYVTYGYMIDNVALLITGTLHERDTRELLERCHPLGWFETMPVLCVATNIEELYNSVLIETPLAPYFKGSLSHQDLDELNIEIVRNTLYKNYLEDFYNFVNTHPEMAGTPTAEVMSEILEFEADRRAINITLNSFGTDLSKQDRNKLYPNFGKLYPEGTLMLSRAEDPEGVRLAVDGVHDYKSFFDAISVGGGPSGPGNMGGGAGETKTLEDMFYQKEMEISKNAFTRQFTHAIVYAWVKLREQEIRNITWIAECIAQNQKERIGNYISVF is encoded by the exons ATGGAGGGTCTTCTCTACAACGTCAACGGCGG CTACGTCGAAGGAATTGTCCGAGGCTACCGCAACGGTCTTCTCACAGGCGCTGCCTATAATAACTTGACTCAATGCGAGACGATTGATG atctcaagcttcagcttggccCTTCATATGGCGATTTTCTCGCTTCCCTACCACCTAACCCCTCGACTTCAGCTCTCGCAGCCAAGACCACcgacaagctcatctcagAGTTCCGATATGTGCGTGCTCAAGCTGTCGGCTCCCTTGCGACCTTTATGGACTACGTCACCTACGGCTACATGATCGACAACgtcgcccttctcatcacAGGAACCCTCCATGAACGGGATACccgtgagcttcttgagcgaTGCCATCCTCTGGGATGGTTCGAGACTATGCCGGTTCTCTGCGTTGCTACAAACATCGAGGAACTTTACAATAGTGTGCTTATCGAAACCCCTCTTGCCCCATACTTCAAGGGCAGTCTTAGCCACCAGGATCTTGACGAGTTAAACATTGAGATTGTCCGAAATACACTCTACAAGAACTACCTTGAGGACTTTTATAACTTTGTCAACACTCACCCTGAGATGGCCGGTACACCCACTGCTGAGGTCATGTCTGAGATTCTCGAGTTCGAGGCTGACCGCCgagccatcaacatcacactCAACTCTTTCGGCACAGATCTTTCCAAGCAAGACCGTAACAAGCTCTACCCCAACTTTGGAAAGCTATACCCCGAAGGAACTCTCATGCTCTCCCGAGCTGAGGACCCTGAGGGTGTTCGTCTGGCAGTTGATGGTGTTCATGACTACAAGTCTTTCTTTGACGCCATCTCAGTCGGTGGCGGACCCTCGGGACCTGGAAACATGGGCGGTGGCGCTGGTGAGACTAAGACACTGGAGGATATGTTTTaccagaaggagatggagatttCCAAGAACGCTTTCACCAGGCAGTTCACTCACGCCATTGTCTACGCTTGGGTAAAGCTCCGTGAACAG GAAATCCGCAACATTACCTGGATTGCCGAATGCATAGCCCAGAACCAGAAAGAGCGCATCGGCAACTACATCAGTGTCTTTTAA
- a CDS encoding hypothetical protein (At least one base has a quality score < 10): protein MSLFVLAETPAGYGLFKATDKKMLKNEELAAELGRPEKVVEMLKLKKFVKFDSAATALEEAASLKEGKVPELLTQLLDDLKSEKKASLAVADMKLGTAISNMPSLNISPVSGSNTMDLFRGIRGGLPNLIPGLLEENFDRMALGLSHSMSRHKLKFSADKVDSMIIQAIKLLDDLDKELNVYAMRTKEWYGWHFPEMAKILNDNLAYARVILAVGMRTNIADSDLSEILPEEIETSIKAAAEISMGTEITDEDLDNIKLLADQVIVYSNYRTQLSSYLESRMRAIAPNLTALVGYLVGARLIAHAGSLISLAKSPGSTIQILGAEKALFRALKTKHDTPKYGLIYHSSLIGQATGRNKGKIARMLSAKAALGLRVDALGDAEDDADEEERAILGLSNRIKLENHLRKLEGKPLLPKGANVTPSGEIVGAGQFTLKETRRYNGDADGVADDEETTEATPAKKLKKAKKLIEEVDEEMKDAEDSDDEAATPGKPKKLSEADYERLAEEAGISVKKFKRKYERGDVELNADGTPKVISKKELKKLRKGRRRHSSSRNPPPSRLTAESAAR, encoded by the exons ATGTCGCTCTTTGTGCTTGCCGAGACGCCGGCAGG CTATGGCCTGTTTAAGGCTActgacaagaagatgctcaagaaTGAGGAACTCGCTGCTGAGCTTGGACGACCTGAGAAGGTGGTCGAGAT gctcaagctcaagaagttTGTGAAGTTCGACAGCGCCGCTACCGctctcgaagaagctgcgTCGctcaaggagggcaaggTCCCTGAGCTTCTCACCCAGctcctcgacgacctcaagtccgagaagaaggcttcgCTCGCTGTCGCCGACATGAAGCTGGGCACTGCCATCTCTAACATGCCCTCGCTAAACATTTCTCCTGTTTCTGGCTCCAATACCATGGACCTCTTCCGTGGCATTCGAGGTGGACTTCCCAACCTTATCCCCGGTCTGCTTGAGGAGAACTTTGACCGCATGGCCCTGGGTCTTTCTCACTCCATGTCGCGccacaagctcaagttctctGCCGACAAGGTCGACTCCATGATCATCCAGgctatcaagcttctcgacgacCTCGACAAGGAGCTCAACGTCTACGCTATGCGAACCAAGGAGTGGTACGGATGGCACTTCCctgagatggccaagatcttAAACGACAACTTGGCTTACGCTCGCGTCATTCTCGCTGTTGGCATGCGCACCAACATTGCCGATAGCGACCTCTCCGAGATCCTTCCCGAGGAGATTGAGACTTCCATCAAAGCTGCTGCCGAGATTAGCATGGGTACCGAGATCActgatgaggatctcgacaacatcaagctcctgGCTGACCAAGTCATTGTCTACTCAAACTACCGAACACAGCTGTCCTCGTACCTCGAGAGCCGCATGCGCGCTATCGCTCCCAACCTGACTGCTCTCGTCGGCTACCTCGTCGGTGCCCGTCTCATTGCCCACGCTGGCTCTCTCATCAGCTTGGCCAAGTCTCCTGGTTCCACCATTCAGATTCTCGGTGCCGAGAAGGCCCTCTTCCGCgccctcaagaccaagcacgACACACCCAAGTATGGTCTCATCTACCACTCTTCACTCATTGGCCAGGCCACCGGCCGAAACAAGGGTAAGATCGCTCGTATGCTGTCTGCCAAGGCCGCTCTAGGCCTCCGTGTCGATGCCCTAGGTGATGCCGAAGACGAcgctgatgaggaggagcgcGCTATCCTTGGTCTCAGCAAccgcatcaagcttgagaaccaCCTCCGCAAGCTCGAGGGCAAGCCTCTTCTGCCCAAGGGTGCCAACGTCACCCCTTCTGGTGAGATTGTTGGTGCTGGCCAGTTCACCCTCAAGGAGACCCGCCGATACAATGGTGATGCCGATGGTgttgccgatgatgaggagaccACCGAAGCTACTcccgccaagaagctcaagaaggccaagaagctcattgaggaggttgatgaggagatgaaggacgCTGAggacagcgacgacgaggCTGCCACTCCTGgcaagcccaagaagctctccGAGGCCGATTACGAGCGCCTTGCGGAGGAGGCCGGTATCTcagtcaagaagttcaagcgCAAGTACGAGCGAGGTGACGTTGAGCTGAACGCCGATGGCACACCCAAGGTCATCAGCAAGaaggaactcaagaagctgcgAAAGGGGAGGAGAAGGCACTCTTCTAGTCGCAACCCGCCGCCGAGCAGACTGACGGCAGAGAGCGCAGCACGATGA
- a CDS encoding hypothetical protein (At least one base has a quality score < 10), translating to MSSTEGMINGGGSSSANPTKAPVMEGNGGFVAQHKMAVEPPKKEDLQRSYATVVENDANPKGWYGSMMNALGTIIGTMGAVPCCIICPNPFKEVNQGNVGLVTKFGKFYKAVDPGLVNINPLSERLIQIDVKIQTTEVPEQICMTKDNVTLRLTSVIYYHIVSPHKAAFGINNVKQALMERTQTTLRHVVGARVLQDVIERREEIAQSIGEIIEDVAAGWGVQVESMLIKDIVFSQELQESLSMAAQSKRIGESKIIAAKAEVESAKLMRQAADILSSAPAMQIRYLEAMQAMAKSANSKVIFLPAANQTMGNALNAAMANQTGESSARALDNENDFGAWST from the exons ATGTCGTCCACTGAGGGCATGATCAACGGCGGAGGAAGCTCTTCCGCAAACCCAACCAAGGCTCCTGTGATGGAGGGCAACGGAGGCTTCGTGGCACAGCACAAGATGGCAGTTGAGCCTCccaagaaagaagatctCCAGCGCAGTTATGCGACTGTTGTCGAGAACGATGCCAACCCCAAGGGTTGGTATGGCTCGATGA TGAATGCTCTTGGAACCATAATCGGAACCATGGGTGCCGTACCCTGCTGCATCATTTGCCCCAACCCCTTCAAGGAGGTCAACCAGGGCAACGTCGGTCTCGTCACGAAGTTCGGAAAGTTCTACAAGGCCGTCGATCCTGGCCTGGTTAATATCAACCCTCTCAGCGAGCGACTTATTCAGATCGATGTCAAGATTCAGACCACAGAGGTGCCCGAGCAGATTTGCATGACCAAGGACAACGTTACTCTACGCTTGACCTCAGTTATCTACTACCACATTGTCTCTCCTCACAAGGCTGCTTTCGGTATTAATAACGTGAAGCAAGCTCTCATGGAGCGCACTCAGACCACTCTCCGCCACGTCGTCGGTGCTCGAGTTCTTCAGGATGTCATCGAGCGCCGTGAGGAGATTGCTCAGTCCATTGGAGAAATCATTGAAGACGTTGCAGCTGGATGGGGTGTTCAGGTCGAGAGCATGCTCATCAAGGACATTGTCTTCAGCCAGGAGCTGCAGGAGTCACTGTCCATGGCTGCTCAGAGCAAGCGTATCGGTGAAAGCAAGATCATTGCCGCTAAGGCTGAG GTCGAATCCGCCAAGCTTATGCGACAAGCTGCCGATATCTTGAGCTCGGCTCCTGCCATGCAGATCCGATACCTCGAGGCTATGCAAGCCATGGCCAAGTCTGCTAACAGCAAggtcatcttcttgcctgCTGCTAATCAGACCATGGGCAACGCCCTCAACGCCGCCATGGCCAACCAGACTGGCGAATCCAGCGCTCGTGCCCTGGACAACGAAAATGACTTTGGAG CCTGGTCTACTTGA
- a CDS encoding hypothetical protein (At least one base has a quality score < 10), which yields MSSTEGMINGGGSSSANPTKAPVMEGNGGFVAQHKMAVEPPKKEDLQRSYATVVENDANPKGWYGSMMNALGTIIGTMGAVPCCIICPNPFKEVNQGNVGLVTKFGKFYKAVDPGLVNINPLSERLIQIDVKIQTTEVPEQICMTKDNVTLRLTSVIYYHIVSPHKAAFGINNVKQALMERTQTTLRHVVGARVLQDVIERREEIAQSIGEIIEDVAAGWGVQVESMLIKDIVFSQELQESLSMAAQSKRIGESKIIAAKAEVESAKLMRQAADILSSAPAMQIRYLEAMQAMAKSANSKVIFLPAANQTMGNALNAAMANQTGESSARALDNENDFGGQDPGFQQAMNARVVENI from the exons ATGTCGTCCACTGAGGGCATGATCAACGGCGGAGGAAGCTCTTCCGCAAACCCAACCAAGGCTCCTGTGATGGAGGGCAACGGAGGCTTCGTGGCACAGCACAAGATGGCAGTTGAGCCTCccaagaaagaagatctCCAGCGCAGTTATGCGACTGTTGTCGAGAACGATGCCAACCCCAAGGGTTGGTATGGCTCGATGA TGAATGCTCTTGGAACCATAATCGGAACCATGGGTGCCGTACCCTGCTGCATCATTTGCCCCAACCCCTTCAAGGAGGTCAACCAGGGCAACGTCGGTCTCGTCACGAAGTTCGGAAAGTTCTACAAGGCCGTCGATCCTGGCCTGGTTAATATCAACCCTCTCAGCGAGCGACTTATTCAGATCGATGTCAAGATTCAGACCACAGAGGTGCCCGAGCAGATTTGCATGACCAAGGACAACGTTACTCTACGCTTGACCTCAGTTATCTACTACCACATTGTCTCTCCTCACAAGGCTGCTTTCGGTATTAATAACGTGAAGCAAGCTCTCATGGAGCGCACTCAGACCACTCTCCGCCACGTCGTCGGTGCTCGAGTTCTTCAGGATGTCATCGAGCGCCGTGAGGAGATTGCTCAGTCCATTGGAGAAATCATTGAAGACGTTGCAGCTGGATGGGGTGTTCAGGTCGAGAGCATGCTCATCAAGGACATTGTCTTCAGCCAGGAGCTGCAGGAGTCACTGTCCATGGCTGCTCAGAGCAAGCGTATCGGTGAAAGCAAGATCATTGCCGCTAAGGCTGAG GTCGAATCCGCCAAGCTTATGCGACAAGCTGCCGATATCTTGAGCTCGGCTCCTGCCATGCAGATCCGATACCTCGAGGCTATGCAAGCCATGGCCAAGTCTGCTAACAGCAAggtcatcttcttgcctgCTGCTAATCAGACCATGGGCAACGCCCTCAACGCCGCCATGGCCAACCAGACTGGCGAATCCAGCGCTCGTGCCCTGGACAACGAAAATGACTTTGGAGGTCAGGACCCAGGTTTCCAACAGGCCATGAACGCCCGCGTCGTGGAGAACATCTAA
- a CDS encoding iron-sulfur clusters transporter ATM1, mitochondrial, with amino-acid sequence MIPQLLLRSSRTCPQRSLALHRLSSVSQRPGLTQTFWTYAPRRERAAPTDSKTKTTKPTAVFPAQKQPTKQNDPLATVDKSATEQRKADWAIMKEMTRYLWPKDDWGTKLRVGLAVSLLIGAKVLNVQVPFYFKSIVDSMNIDIAAVGGTATTVAGAMILAYGASRIGATVFQELRNAVFASVAQNAIRRVACNVFDHLLRLDLTFHLSKQTGGLTRALDRGTKGISFILSSMVFHIMPTALEISMVCGILTYNYGAKFAALTVLTMVSYTAFTIWTTAWRTKFRRQANAADNKASTVAVDSLINYEAVKYFNNEKFEVARYDKALQQYEKNSIKVATSLAFLNSGQNIIFSSALTGMMYLAANGVAEGTLTVGDLVMVNQLVFQLSVPLNFLGSVYRELRQSLLDMETLFNLQKVNANIKEKPDAKPLVLSRGGEIKFENVDFAYHPNRPILRNLSLTIPAGKKVAVVGPSGCGKSTLLRLLFRSYDVQGGRILIDDQDVRDVNLESLRRSIGVVPQDTPLFNDTVEHNIRYGSINATHDEVVAVAKRAHVHNTIQSFPDGYDTKVGERGLMISGGEKQRLAVSRLLLKDPPLLFFDEATSALDTHTEQALMMNINSILREKGRTSVFVAHRLRTIFDSDLIIVLKEGQVAEMGTHRELIDRDGVYAELWSAQETRFQEDGNEKDEAEEENDGQKKN; translated from the exons ATGATACCTCAATTACTCCTGCGGTCGTCGAGGACATGTCCTCAGAGGAGTCTGGCACTTCACCGACTGTCTTCAGTGTCTCAACGACCTGGTTTGACGCAGACCTTCTGGACATATGCCCCGCGTCGCGAACGAGCAGCACCCACAGATTCGAAAACCAAGACGACGAAGCCGACGGCCGTGTTTCCTGCGCAGAAACAACCGACGAAACAAAATGATCCCCTTGCGACTGTTGATAAATCTGCGACTGAGCAGCGCAAGGCCGATTGGGCTATCATGAAGGAGATGACTCGGTATCTGTGGCCCAAGGATGACTGGGGTACAAAGCTGCGAGTCGGCCTTGCTGTGTCCTTGTTGATTGGcgccaaggttctcaatGTACAAGTGCCGTTTTACTTTAAAAGCATCGTTGATTCAATGAATATCGATATTGCTGCTGTAGGAGGTACTGCGACGACAGTTGCTGGAGCTATGATCCTTGCATACGGCGCATCTCGTATAGGCGCAACGGTATTCCAGGAATTGCGAAACGCTGTGTTTGCGTCTGTTGCGCAGAACGCTATCCGAAGGGTGGCCTGTAATGTCTTTGATCATCTGCTGCGTCTCGACTTGACGTTCCATTTGTCTAAACAGACTGGTGGTTTAACACGGGCCCTAGATCGTGGTACCAAGGGAATTAGCTTCATTCTGTCCAGTATGGTCTTTCATATCATGCCGACTGCGCTTGAGATCAGCATGGTATGTGGAATTCTCACTTATAACTACGGCGCAAAGTTTGCTGCTCTCACTGTTTTGACAATGGTCAGCTACACGGCTTTCACCATCTGGACGACGGCTTGGCGCACGAAATTCCGAAGACAGGCAAATGCCGCTGACAACAAGGCTTCCACTGTGGCAGTGGACTCGCTCATCAACTATGAGGCTGTCAAGTACTTCAACAACGAGAAGTTTGAGGTTGCGCGGTATGATAAGGCTCTTCAGCAGTATGAGAAGAACTCCATCAAGGTTGCGACATCTCTGGCTTTCCTCAACAGTGGacaaaacatcatcttctcgtCAGCACTTACGGGTATGATGTACCTTGCCGCCAATGGTGTGGCTGAGGGTACTCTGACCGTCGGTGACTTGGTCATGGTGAACCAGCTTGTCTTTCAACTTTCCGTGCCCCTCAACTTCCTTGGATCAGTCTACCGTGAGCTCCGACAGTCTCTCTTGGACATGGAGACACTCTTCAACCTTCAGAAGGtcaatgccaacatcaaggaaaAGCCTGATGCGAAGCCCCTAGTTCTTTCCAGGGGtggtgagatcaagttcGAGAATGTTGACTTTGCTTACCACCCTAACCGACCAATTCTGCGAAACTTGTCGTTGACTATCCCCGCTGGAAAAAAGGTCGCTGTCGTTGGCCCCAGCGGTTGCGGAAAGTCcactcttcttcgtcttttgTTCCGGTCTTATGATGTTCAGGGTGGCCGAATCTTGATCGATGACCAGGATGTTCGAGATGTGAACCTCGAGTCCCTTCGCCGCTCAATTGGTGTTGTTCCTCAGGACACCCCTTTGTTCAACGATACCGTTGAGCACAACATCCGCTACGGCTCCATCAACGCCACCCACGACGAGGTTGTTGCCGTCGCCAAGCGTGCTCACGtccacaacaccatccagTCATTCCCCGACGGTTACGACACCAAGGTTGGTGAGCGCGGTCTCATGATCTCCGGCGGAGAGAAGCAGCGTCTTGCTGTTAGTCGACTCCTCCTCAAGGACCCTcctctgctcttcttcgacgaggCAACAAGTGCCCTGGATACCCATACCGAGCAGGCTCTCATGATGAACATCAACAGTATCCTTAGAGAAAAGGGCCGAACAAGCGTCTTCGTGGCTCATCGTCTCCGAACGATCTTTGACTCGGATCTCATCATTGTCCTCAAGGAGGGACAAGTAGCGGAGATGGGCACCCATCGGGAGTTGATCGATCGTGATGGCGTTTACGCAGAGTTGTGGAGTG CCCAAGAGACTAGATTCCAGGAGGATGGaaatgagaaggatgaagctgaggaggagaatgatggtcagaagaagaactaA